The sequence TAATTGCCCTTGTACTGAATCGACTTCGGCCTGACGTTGCCAACCAAAATAACCACTGCCATCATATTCAATACCTAATGCAATTCGCATCCACACACCCTCACAATGAATTTAGCGGCGCATTTTATCACAGCATCCCTTAAAAAAAACGGCGCCCGAAGCGCCGTTAGATTGAAACTCGGTTAATCGAGATTAACTAATCTCTTTTAGTAAACGTCCGGCCTCATCCTGTTGGTGTTCATTACCATCTATTTGCACTTCTTTGAGCAATGCTTTTGCACTATCACTGTCGTCAATTTCAATATAAGCACGGGCTAAATCCAGTTTGGCACTGACCGAGTTTTCTTCATCATCGACATCAATCATAGCGGCATCGCCAAGTAAGGCACCAACGTCACTCATCTCAATGTCAACTTCAGGATAGAGATCTATATCGGAGCGATCTTGCTCCGCATCGTTAAGTAATTTATCGATATCAATAAAACCATTTTCATTCTGGAAGTTGGTCAAATCGTGCTCTGGCACTAATTTTTTTGATTGACGGGATTCCTGCGCATCCAATGCGGCTAAGGCTTCATCGACCGTCAGAGTATGTTCATCATCGAGGGCAAAGCTATCTTCGGTCGTTAATATATCATCGTCATCAAAATCGGTATTTGCGGTAAATGCCGCAAGAACACTGTCATCACTCAGATCAAGATCTGTGCTTAAATCGAGATCATCATCAAGATTAAAGTCAATTTTAGGCTCAGCCCTAGTGGTTTCTGATGGAAAATCAAGCGCGCTCGACTTAGCAATCACTGGTGCATCTAAACTCGCATCCATCGACTCATCGAGGGTTGGTGTGATATTAACCTTAGGCTCTGGGGATGTAGACGCAAAATCAAGCTCTGTATCCCAATCCAGCACGTGGGGTTCTTTACTCTTATTTGCTTTTAAATCATTGAAGAAAGAGGATTCTTTTTCCTTAGCACTCGCTGCTGCAGCAACAGTAGCGGCCAGCGCCGCTGTAGTCAGAGCATCGGAATTAACATCATCACTATTGAAACCGGTGAATTTTGCGTCTTCGGCAGTCGCATCGATATTATCACTGAGGTCTTCTACTAAGGTAAAAGTATCATCAGTGCCGTCAAGCGCGTGGCTAGCTCCAATCCCTTTGAGTAAATTATCTTCATCTGTAGGACTTTCTTGAGTATCAAGCGGCGTCGTTTCTATATCAAAGTTGAAATCATCACTGTCAGCTTCTCCCTGTTCTGGAACATCAAACTCAGCTAAAAGTGCATCAAGATCATCTTCTGAATCTGAAAGATCTTCGGGTAATGATGCTTCGAGTTCTTCGGCAATCTCATCATGCATGCCGCGATTATCGGCAATACTTGGTGTATCGACTGTTCCCGTTTCTGAAAATATATCGCTGTGGGGAGCAATATCGTCTTCATCTTGCATATCAAATTCGGCAAGAAGCTGTTCAAGATCATCATCGGTGGCTGACAAATTGGTATCGAGTTCATCTTCGAGCTCAGCAGCGATTTCTTGGGCAACGTCATCATCCACAGATACAGCAGCACTGGCTGGCTCATCAAACCCAGCAAGTAAGGTATCAATATCCTCGGTATCGGCTACTGCAATATCATTCAGTTCTTCATCTAATTCAGCAGCAATTTCATCGCGTAAATCGGGTTCAGGGGCGGTAGGCTTATCAAAATCCGCCAATAAGGCATCAATATCATCAATCTCTTCTACCCCCAAAGACTCAAGATCACTGTCGAGTTCTGCGGCAATTTCCTCACCAAGATCAGCAGCCTGTTCTGAAGGTGTAAGTTTATCGAAATCGGCAAGTAACGCATCGATATCATCATTGTTATCGATATCAAGATCATCTAACTCAGCATCCAGTTCTGCGGCAATTTCAGCGCCTAAATCAATGCTTGCATCATTGTTCTCCGGAGTTTCAATATCCGTAAAATCATCAGTATCAACCGACGCTTCAGCAACATTCGCTAAGGTATCAACATCATCAGGGGCTTGATTGGCTGAGTCTTCCGTGCCAAGTCCCGCCAACAGAGCATCGAGATCTTCCTCCTCAAGAATGTTCCCTGATTTAGGTTTATCCTCAACGGATTCCTCCTCTTGATCGCCCATAGCCTCAGCCCAAAGGTCATCAAGTGATTGACCTTCGTCTTCTTCAAATTGTGGTTCTGCTTGCGTACTGCCTGTATCGATAAACATTTCAGAGGCGATGTTCATCTGTTCATCACTATCAACCATACCTTGTTCAGGTTGCAGGCTTACACTGCCAACATCTAATAAGCTATCTATAGAATCAGCATGATCCGTATCTAAATGAATGGCCATATCATGGAGGTCATCCTCATCCATCGATAAGATACTGGCTCCTGTCGCCATACCTGCGCCAGCGGCAGCCATAGCGGCTTGTTGCGCCGCTAACTCACGGCGCTCTTTATTACGTTTACGACGAAGCATCATAAATACAAGTAATAAAATCAGTAGCGCAGGTATTACTGCGGCTGCAATTAACATTGCAGGATTATTGATAATCTTCCGCCATAAGTCATCTGGCTCTATTGGCATATCGGGTTCAGAAACGGAAACAACATCAGCGGATTGTGCCGCTTCCACTTCTGCTTTTAACGCTTGGTTCTGCTGCTTACTAGCAAGAAGCGTTTCTTCAAGTACCGCAATTTGTTGATTTA is a genomic window of Shewanella putrefaciens containing:
- a CDS encoding FimV/HubP family polar landmark protein, which translates into the protein MKFRTSYLVGLMATVLAVSSTAYFIDPAVAADTPKVKPLKIMGPDGQIRQVNQQYGPTTSKDTFWSIAQKVRPDASVSVYQVMAALFEANPHAFNSDNYNSLERGMILLIPSKEVMLAIPNSVAIARAERDDKLARAGVKSPAKTTTPRAKEPNTTKAIAQTSPVVAPVVKVEPKTELKVEPKVEPKSEPVESKQDAVAKTATVVKSEPKMLSSDVNARLEAAERKTLSLTDELARTQDQLSVRNSDVEALKAKVEELNQQIAVLEETLLASKQQNQALKAEVEAAQSADVVSVSEPDMPIEPDDLWRKIINNPAMLIAAAVIPALLILLLVFMMLRRKRNKERRELAAQQAAMAAAGAGMATGASILSMDEDDLHDMAIHLDTDHADSIDSLLDVGSVSLQPEQGMVDSDEQMNIASEMFIDTGSTQAEPQFEEDEGQSLDDLWAEAMGDQEEESVEDKPKSGNILEEEDLDALLAGLGTEDSANQAPDDVDTLANVAEASVDTDDFTDIETPENNDASIDLGAEIAAELDAELDDLDIDNNDDIDALLADFDKLTPSEQAADLGEEIAAELDSDLESLGVEEIDDIDALLADFDKPTAPEPDLRDEIAAELDEELNDIAVADTEDIDTLLAGFDEPASAAVSVDDDVAQEIAAELEDELDTNLSATDDDLEQLLAEFDMQDEDDIAPHSDIFSETGTVDTPSIADNRGMHDEIAEELEASLPEDLSDSEDDLDALLAEFDVPEQGEADSDDFNFDIETTPLDTQESPTDEDNLLKGIGASHALDGTDDTFTLVEDLSDNIDATAEDAKFTGFNSDDVNSDALTTAALAATVAAAASAKEKESSFFNDLKANKSKEPHVLDWDTELDFASTSPEPKVNITPTLDESMDASLDAPVIAKSSALDFPSETTRAEPKIDFNLDDDLDLSTDLDLSDDSVLAAFTANTDFDDDDILTTEDSFALDDEHTLTVDEALAALDAQESRQSKKLVPEHDLTNFQNENGFIDIDKLLNDAEQDRSDIDLYPEVDIEMSDVGALLGDAAMIDVDDEENSVSAKLDLARAYIEIDDSDSAKALLKEVQIDGNEHQQDEAGRLLKEIS